The following are encoded in a window of Apis mellifera strain DH4 linkage group LG10, Amel_HAv3.1, whole genome shotgun sequence genomic DNA:
- the LOC410190 gene encoding tyrosine-protein kinase Dnt, which translates to MLLKLAVLLFVFVRPGASYFNLFLSQAEVRKLMGLQAELFYVREGVINEYAIKFVVPVPAQVHKLHFTWENLAGRPLPYTMSVDISNPSALTSSLNISQAGEIPVGGLQTWALALHCGPYDAEVDLSLRINVSLSRRNTTSLDFRRKKICLKDKSNAGPEEVLVAASGSSTGGQVFYAAIGCACAFIAAIFVLVIAYYVRDKKTRRHRDPLQESRGLSSACSVERGTGVGPAQTFLSPETPPPASATSTSTYRRLDDRPSRELHERIQEITVQRCRVRLLSIEMEGTFGRVYRGSYHEEGASSPRDVLVKTAAEHASQSQVALLLREGLALYGLSHPALLPVLGVSIEDRSAPFLLYPHTGYKNMKRFLVRCKLSSEGPPRALTTQEVVEMALQAAKGVQYLHRKRLVHRDLAARNCVVDDDLRVQITDNALARDLFPQDYHCLGDNENRPIKWLAIESLLNKTFSTASDVWAFGVLLWELTTLAQQPYVEVDAFEMASYLRDGYRLAQPINCPDELFAVMAYCWAMSADERPTFSQLIVCLQDFHTQLTRYV; encoded by the exons GTCTGCAGGCGGAATTGTTTTACGTAAGAGAAGGCGTTATAAACGAGTACGCGATTAAATTCGTCGTCCCGGTGCCAGCCCAGGTTCACAAGCTGCATTTCACTTGGGAGAATCTCGCCGGCAGGCCG TTGCCGTACACGATGTCGGTTGACATCAGCAATCCGTCAGCGCTGACGAGCTCCCTCAACATATCGCAGGCCGGTGAAATCCCGGTCGGTGGGCTGCAGACGTGGGCCCTGGCCCTCCATTGCGGTCCCTACGACGCCGAGGTAGACCTCAGTCTTCGTATAAACGTCTCCCTGTCGAGGAGGAACACGACCAGCCTCGATTTCAGGCGGAAGAAAATATGTCTGAAGGATAAGAGCAACGCGGGGCCGGAGGAGGTTCTCGTAGCCGCTTCCGGCTCCTCTACCGGCGGCCAGGTGTTCTACGCGGCGATAGGCTGCGCCTGCGCGTTCATCGCCGCCATTTTCGTCCTCGTCATAGCCTACTACGTTCGCGACAAGAAGACGAGAAGACATCGCGATCCACTCCA AGAGTCGAGGGGTTTGAGCTCCGCGTGCAGCGTGGAGAGGGGGACAGGAGTCGGGCCCGCGCAAACCTTTTTATCACCAGAAACACCCCCACCTGCCTCAGCGACGTCCACCTCGACGTACAGAAGATTGGACGACCGACCGAGCCGAGAATTGCACGAGAGGATTCAAGAGATCACCGTACAAAG ATGCAGGGTACGCCTTCTCAGCATCGAGATGGAGGGAACATTCGGTCGCGTGTACAGAGGCAGTTATCACGAGGAGGGCGCGTCCTCGCCCAGGGATGTCCTGGTGAAAACTGCCGCCGAGCATGCATCGCAGTCCCAA GTTGCCCTCCTGCTACGAGAGGGTTTAGCCCTGTACGGTTTGAGCCATCCGGCCCTGCTCCCAGTTTTGGGCGTCTCGATCGAGGATAGAAGCGCTCCTTTTCTCTTGTACCCGCACACCGGTTACAAGAACATGAAGAGGTTCTTGGTGAGGTGCAAGCTGAGCAGCGAAGGGCCACCGAGAGCACTCACCACGCAAGAAGTCGTGGAAATGGCACTTCAAGCTGCCAAAGGGGTCCAGTATCTTCACAGAAAGAGGCTGGTGCACAGAGACCTGGCCGCGAGGAATTGCGT CGTTGACGACGATCTGAGAGTTCAAATCACGGACAACGCCCTGGCCAGGGACCTGTTCCCTCAAGATTACCATTGCCTCGGGGACAACGAGAATCGTCCCATCAAGTGGCTGGCCATCGAAAGTTTGCTCAACAAAACGTTCAGCACCGCCTCCGACGTG TGGGCGTTCGGTGTATTGTTATGGGAGTTGACCACGTTGGCACAGCAACCGTACGTGGAGGTGGACGCGTTCGAGATGGCTTCCTACCTCAGAGACGGGTACAGATTGGCGCAACCGATAAATTGCCCCGACGAGCTGTTCGCCGTTATGGCTTATTGTTGGGCGATGTCGGCCGACGAGAGGCCCACGTTTAGCCAGTTGATCGTCTGCCTTCAAGATTTCCACACTCAATTGACCAGATACGTTTAA
- the LOC408280 gene encoding uncharacterized protein LOC408280, which translates to MDIRMLALVLLVNVVGSLADLRSPLFRPRRNGLREDITDQAGISRTRKRETTASPSVSTLHLYTLIPPPDPTASPAPNESPQDKPGPKARSNSSPKSMARRSTNEPNSSTESNNPKSKGATQSPEDDPSIDSRPRRPAPKPGGRSSTPRSPKPTTSRTDPEDEGAVTRRPAGAADSGRPKDESEPKARGGKPRAKARPADSEENPEPRGGKRTDSEEEPSTRRLSNLRERPKAKPRDSDEEMEEEEEEEEEKSRRPSNEPTRKAKRPKGKPAGSSDQESEEAVDSRARGKPAIGSRFDEPDDDEEEESKGKQRAEKSKSNRFPMDSLQNPQNFQFPPFFVPSFVPGFSSPYTNPYSPNAWAGSNGGSRGYGAGAGAASFASATASAGAPDLTSNYNAYPQGGYPGGYGDTSNMVNAPTPGVYNSGGYGSYGGDVYDPSSFAFPDYNFADFQKQMEENFRQLQAQFQKQQQSLFDATNRIAGDPSSIPGLHSAVSSINLGPEGGYQAGAINPVRPGVESRFGEEVPPPSGNSFGVFSSSSSHTMVGPDGKTISHKSSTTGVNDNGKITFRTIED; encoded by the exons ATGGATATCAGGATGTTGGCATTGGTCTTGCTAGTCAACGTGGTTGGATCGCTCGCAGACTTACGTTCCCCCCTCTTCAGACCACGAAGAA ATGGATTGCGGGAAGATATCACGGATCAAGCTGGGATATCGAGGACGAGAAAACGGGAAACCACCGCCTCCCCTTCCGTTTCCACCTTGCACCTCTACACGTTGATCCCGCCCCCCGATCCAACCGCGAGTCCGGCTCCCAACGAGAGCCCCCAGGACAAGCCAGGGCCCAAAGCCAGATCGAACAGCTCCCCGAAGAGCATGGCTCGGAGATCGACGAACGAGCCGAATTCGAGCACCGAGTCCAACAATCCCAAGTCGAAGGGTGCAACCCAGTCGCCCGAGGATGATCcgtcgatcgattcgaggCCGAGGAGGCCGGCGCCGAAACCGGGCGGTCGATCGAGCACACCGAGGTCCCCGAAACCGACGACGAGCCGAACCGATCCGGAGGACGAGGGAGCCGTGACGAGGCGGCCGGCCGGGGCCGCCGATTCGGGGAGACCGAAGGACGAGTCCGAGCCGAAGGCGAGGGGGGGGAAGCCGAGGGCGAAGGCGAGGCCCGCCGATTCCGAGGAAAACCCAGAaccgaggggagggaaaaggacGGATTCCGAGGAGGAGCCTTCTACGAGGCGGTTGTCCAATCTGAGGGAGAGGCCGAAGGCGAAACCGAGGGACTCCGACGAGgaaatggaggaggaggaggaagaggaggaggaaaagagtCGACGGCCGTCGAACGAGCCGACGAGAAAAGCGAAGAGGCCGAAGGGAAAACCGGCTGGGTCCTCCGATCAAGAGTCCGAGGAGGCCGTCGATTCGAGAGCGAGGGGGAAACCGGCGATCGGGTCCCGTTTCGACGAGCcggacgacgacgaggaggaggaatcgaaGGGGAAGCAGAGGGCTGAGAAATCCAAGTCGAATCGATTTCCGATGGACAGTCTTCAGAATCCTCAGAATTTCCAATTCCCGCCGTTCTTCGTGCCTTCCTTCGTTCCTGGCTTCTCCTCGCCCTACACCAACCCGTACAGCCCGAACGCGTGGGCTGGCTCCAACGGCGGGTCGAGAGGTTACGGAGCTGGAGCAGGAGCGGCGTCTTTCGCCTCGGCCACCGCCTCGGCCGGGGCCCCCGATTTAACCTCGAATTATAACGCTTATCCTCAAGGGGGATATCCAGGAGGATACGGAGACACGTCGAACATGGTCAACGCACCTACACCAGGCGTGTATAACAGTGGGGGATATGGTAGCTATGGAGGAG ACGTGTACGATCCCAGTTCGTTCGCCTTTCCTGATTACAACTTTGCCGATTTCCAGAAGCAAATGGAGGAAAATTTCAGACAGTTGCAAGCTCAATTCCAGAAACAACAACAATC GCTCTTCGACGCGACGAACCGCATAGCCGGTGACCCGAGCTCCATACCCGGTTTGCACAGCGCTGTGTCCAGCATTAATCTGGGACCGGAAGGTGGTTATCAAGCTGGCGCGATCAATCca GTTAGACCAGGCGTGGAATCAAGATTTGGCGAGGAAGTGCCTCCGCCGTCTGGAAACAGCTTTGGGGTGTTCTCCAGCTCGAGCTCGCACACCATGGTTGGCCCGGATGGGAAGACTATCTCCCATAAATCTTCCACCACGGGTGTAAACGACAATGGAAAAATTACTTTCCGAACAATCGAGgattaa